The Lacticaseibacillus rhamnosus DNA window AGCTAATGGTAAAGGATCCTCCCCGTTAATGGCAGATGCCTTAACCGTCACGATCCATCGACCCTCTGTCCATGTCAGGTAAGTTGATCCTGCCGCTCCCTGGCTAGTTGCTTCAATACCGTCTCCAAGCGCCACTTTTGGAAGGCTGGCAGTTGACTGGGATACCGCTACTTGTGCTTGCGCATCAGAGGCATTTGGATAAGTTTTTTTCTGGATGGCCAATTCCGCATTTATATTCTGCAACGTTGGATCGTTAAAGGGCAGTGCGACGCTTCCCGGGCTGAAGAAAATCGAATAGTTGCTTTGATCACCAGTAGCGAAAATATTCAAATATTGTGACTCGGCAACGGCATATGAAGATGGCCACTTAGCTGAGGCAATTTGATTAAAAACCGCCTTTTTCAACTTTGCATAACGTTGCTCAGGCAAATTCTTGCTACTGGAAGAATCTGACGCCTTACTTCCAACCTGATTGCTGCTACTGAGACTAGCACTTTTCTTTGAGCCATTAACCCCGTTGCTTTCGCGATTCGCCGACGCTTTAGTGGACTTGTTTGTCTGACTAACATTACTTGATGCTTTTGCATGGTTATTCTGACCAGTCTGACCGCACCCCGCAACGGTCAAAAGTAACGCCAAAGGCACTATCACAAGTAGCTTCTTCATTTCCCGCGCCTCCCTTTTTATATAACTTAATTATATCCCCGAATTCAAAATAATTCATTGCCGTCACTCATTTAATTAACCTGAATTGATATATAATCCTTGTCGAAATTAATGGTGACTAGGTACCACTACTCGGAATTTGCATTGAGAAAAAACAAAAAACGGATATTGGAGGTGGTTTTTCCATTCCAATATCCGTCACCTGTTTGATTGACGCTAAATTACAAACGTTGCCAATTTCCTGCATTAGGACAGATGTGTGATGTCTTGTTGAACGACTAGATCATGAAGCTTCTGCCGTTCTGGTTCAGTATCCTCTTCAAGTCCTTGCGAAGAAACTTTGTCGAAAAGAATCTTAATGGTTTGCAACAGAATACGCGCGTCCAGAAAAATACTATAAGTTTTGATATATAACAAGTCAAACTTTAGCTTACTATGATAATCGGAAGCATATTTACCATAAACCTGCGCATAACCTGTGATCCCAGCACGAACGTTGTGCCGTAAATAGTAATGCGGCTCTTGCTGATTAAACTGATCAACGAAATATGGACGTTCCGGACGTGGCCCGACAATGGACATATCACCTTTTAAAACGTTAAAGATCTGTGGCAACTCATCCAGTCGGAACTTGCGCAAATATTTACCCACTGGCGTAATCCGCGAATCATGAGCCTTGGCAAGGACTGGTCCTGACTTTGCTTCCGCCGTAGCTGACATGGTTCGAAACTTTAAGATTTTAAATTCTTTTTGGTTTAAGGTGATGCGCGTCTGCTTATAGATAATCGGGCCTGGTGATGATAATTTAACCAAGATCGCCGTTACAAGCATAAACGGGGAAGCAACCACCAACATCAAAAGTCCGACAACAATGTCGAAGATACGTTTCAGAATCGCGCTTTCAGGCTTAATTCTGAATTGAGTTATTCCCATGACACTTTCATCTTCAAAGTTCATTAAGTTTGGTCGCAGCATCATTAAGTTATCAAAGGTTGACGGCAATAGAATTGTCTTCTCTTTTTTAATAATAATATCAATGATCTCACGGCGTTGTTCGTCCGGTAAGCTCTTGGTGAGATAAAAGATATCCACTTTGTCAATGATCTTCTTAGCATTCTCAACAAAATGGTCTGAAACGACGTAGGTAACCTTGTGCTTATTATTCTTTGCTGAATGGAAGTTCTCTAAAACAGCAGGTAATTCATGTTCATAAGACAACACTGCTACTTTGTAATTACTTGTAAAGTGAATATACATGTAGTAGATGAACACTCGCCAAATGCCCAAAATCAAAATGCTGAGCAGGAAAGAATAAGCTAAGACTAGTCTTGGGAAAGCGAAGAAACGCCCCATAAACGTAATCATAGTTAGTCCCAATATCGTGATTGTCTGGGCAAGGACCGTGTTAAAAATAATGTCACTGATTCGCCGATTATAATAAACATAAACGCCTAAGAAGAAATTTACCAGTAGAAAAAGCAGCGAGATATAGACTGCCGATCCTTCATACATTTTAAAGTTCCACTCAGGAATATCAGATCCAAACCGCCAGTAAAAGGCGAGTAATATACTTAAATTAAAAAGACCGACGTCGCCGATCATTGTTAACAGCCGTTTGAAGCCATTCCATTCGGCACTCTGTTTCATACAGCAACCCTCTCAATAAATATCTTTGGTCAAAAACAAGCTCACTCATTATAGCATACGTACAGAAAATGTCCGCCATGTCGGTCATTTATCGTGGAAACACCCAACAACGGCCTCTCAGCGTTGATAAGGTATCCCATCACGCTCAGCACTTTTTATACCTCGTCGCGCAGAAATGTCAGCCCATAAATATGGGAAAACGGTTTTAAATGCATGTTTCAAACGCCCACGCATGCCCAAATTAGCACTACCCCATGAATTATCAAAAAGATGCTCCATATAGTTTGCATTTGAGTTACGACTGGCATATGTAAAGTAATCGCGCGGATAAACCGTAATTTTCGGCGCCAATTCCTGACGCTGACCGTTCATCCGAAAATCGGGGTATAAACGCATCAGGATTTTCGTGACAACAGGATTACTGGTCATTTTCTGCATGTCATCTTGTAAATCCGGAAACTTCCGACCTGCGTATACATCTAAAATCTCAGCTAACAGCGGTGTTTTGGACTCTGCACCTATAAAAGACGTTAGGATACTATTATCATACTGAAATCCCCATACCATTTTTTGATTCAAAAACGGCGCAAGGTCCTTCTTGACAATCATATCGGTATCCAAATAAAAACCGCCGTATTGGTACAAAACTGCGTACCGCAATTCATCGGCCGCATAACCCAGTTTGCCCGCCTGATACATTTTTTCCGAAAATGCATACTTGCTTAAGTCAAAATTCTTATCGTTCCAAAACTTAAACTCCCAATCAGGAAGTTGTGTTCGCCACTCGTTAACGCGCGCTTCAATAAATGGCGGTGGCGTCGTTCCAAACCAAGCATAATGGATAATTTTAGGAATCATAACGCTTCTCCTTTTCTGATTGTTATCGTTTATCGGTGAGGCCCATTAACGAGTAATGGAGAAAGTAATAGAAGCTTTTAAATAAACCCAAGTGCTCGTGGCGACGATAGATTGTCCAAGTCCATTGGGCAGCCTGAATTTTATTTGCGCTCAATGAAGTCTGATGCTTCCGATATTTAGCGAGAATTTGCTCGGATGCAAGATAAGCAACCGTGCCATTGCGGGCAATCGATAGCCAACAAGCATAATCTTCATGATTAATCTCGGGAAACGGATACTTTTGAGCAATTTTACGTGATAGCATCACTGTCAACAATCCAATTCGATTTCCCTTCAGCATTTCATGATAGTCCAATTTTGTTTCTGAGATTTTGCGCTCACCAATTTTTGTACCATGATCGTCCACAACTTCATAGGAACAATAGGAAAAATCAACCTGATGCTGCTGCATAAACGTTAATTGAATCTTCAACTTATCTGGTAGCCATATGTCATCACTATCTAAAAAGGCAACATACTCGCCTCTAGAATGCTGAACCCCGACATTGCGTGCATTCGCCACACCTTGGTTCTCGTCTAGTTTAATATAGGTAATGCGGCTATCTGTAGCGGACAATTTTTCCACCACTTCAAAAGTGTGATCCGACGAAGCATCATCTACAATTAAAAGTTCCAAATCCTTAAAGCTTTGTTCCAATACCGACTGAACGGTATTAGGAAGGTACGTCGCAGCATTATAAGCTGGCATGACAACGGAAACAACAGGTGTATTACCCAAAGCATCTCTCTCCTACAAAAATAGATTGCGCTAACACGACAAAAATAACCAGCCAGTATCTCACCGCCTGGCCGATCATTGTTTACTGAACCGACGCCACATACTTGGCAAGTCCCTCTGCAAGTGGCGTGTGGGTCATGAAGTCAAACTGATCCAGCTTGTCCGTTTGTGCATATGAATCGCGAATGTCACCAAGACGCGGGGCTTTATGGGTGGCATGTAACGTTTTGCCAGTGAGTTTTTCAAGCTCTTTGGCGACCTGATTTAAGGTGGTTTGTTTGCCGTTAGCAACGTTGAAAACATCATCCCGAGCGCTTGGGGTCTCTAACAAGCCGCGAATCGCATGCACGACATCACCAACATAGATGAAATCGCGGGTCTGTTCGCCATCGCCGAAGAAAGTGAATGGTTTGTCTTCTTGCAACGCCGCCATCATGATCGACAGTACCCCACTATAGGGCGACTTAGGGTTTTGCTTCGGCCCGTATACGTTGAAAAAGCGCGTGCAAACCATTGGCATGTCATAAAGCCGGCCATAATTCAAAACCGCGCGTTCCGTGGCAAATTTGT harbors:
- a CDS encoding sugar transferase; the protein is MKQSAEWNGFKRLLTMIGDVGLFNLSILLAFYWRFGSDIPEWNFKMYEGSAVYISLLFLLVNFFLGVYVYYNRRISDIIFNTVLAQTITILGLTMITFMGRFFAFPRLVLAYSFLLSILILGIWRVFIYYMYIHFTSNYKVAVLSYEHELPAVLENFHSAKNNKHKVTYVVSDHFVENAKKIIDKVDIFYLTKSLPDEQRREIIDIIIKKEKTILLPSTFDNLMMLRPNLMNFEDESVMGITQFRIKPESAILKRIFDIVVGLLMLVVASPFMLVTAILVKLSSPGPIIYKQTRITLNQKEFKILKFRTMSATAEAKSGPVLAKAHDSRITPVGKYLRKFRLDELPQIFNVLKGDMSIVGPRPERPYFVDQFNQQEPHYYLRHNVRAGITGYAQVYGKYASDYHSKLKFDLLYIKTYSIFLDARILLQTIKILFDKVSSQGLEEDTEPERQKLHDLVVQQDITHLS
- a CDS encoding glycosyltransferase family 32 protein, which codes for MIPKIIHYAWFGTTPPPFIEARVNEWRTQLPDWEFKFWNDKNFDLSKYAFSEKMYQAGKLGYAADELRYAVLYQYGGFYLDTDMIVKKDLAPFLNQKMVWGFQYDNSILTSFIGAESKTPLLAEILDVYAGRKFPDLQDDMQKMTSNPVVTKILMRLYPDFRMNGQRQELAPKITVYPRDYFTYASRNSNANYMEHLFDNSWGSANLGMRGRLKHAFKTVFPYLWADISARRGIKSAERDGIPYQR
- a CDS encoding glycosyltransferase family 2 protein, whose amino-acid sequence is MGNTPVVSVVMPAYNAATYLPNTVQSVLEQSFKDLELLIVDDASSDHTFEVVEKLSATDSRITYIKLDENQGVANARNVGVQHSRGEYVAFLDSDDIWLPDKLKIQLTFMQQHQVDFSYCSYEVVDDHGTKIGERKISETKLDYHEMLKGNRIGLLTVMLSRKIAQKYPFPEINHEDYACWLSIARNGTVAYLASEQILAKYRKHQTSLSANKIQAAQWTWTIYRRHEHLGLFKSFYYFLHYSLMGLTDKR
- a CDS encoding NAD-dependent epimerase/dehydratase family protein, giving the protein MSSYLVTGGAGFIGSNLTELLLTDPDNTITIVDDLSMGLRTNIPDSSRITFYEHSITDHAFMSQLLMEGRFDYIVLLAAIASVADSVERPYATHQVNQEANLNIIETLRTQKIPYKKLFFASSAAVYGDSPELPKKEDMAVKPLTQYAVDKFATERAVLNYGRLYDMPMVCTRFFNVYGPKQNPKSPYSGVLSIMMAALQEDKPFTFFGDGEQTRDFIYVGDVVHAIRGLLETPSARDDVFNVANGKQTTLNQVAKELEKLTGKTLHATHKAPRLGDIRDSYAQTDKLDQFDFMTHTPLAEGLAKYVASVQ